A single Clostridia bacterium DNA region contains:
- a CDS encoding YncE family protein, translating to MKPIWKAAIVAILLSSMLLVGCGDAYRPVAIPISQPGGDPDFPDFVVAVQQSASNLAGSITVINVSGDTNMGNKPMGVGPVQGAFDGISQIFTANPSDDTVTVTGVTAFTLTTVTLLAGSHPVFVTGRGVNMFAANSGANSDCGSGSVSVISATQLTVTKNICVGSDPVFLLQSADATRLFVLDKTDNNVTVINTQNNTVVTTIPVGTAPIWATLSPDNKFVYVLNQGSHSISTITVADNTALGTAVDTGGTLPNHMVLDSKFNRLYTVNKGSADVSVFDVSVPVPVSLHAPIPVGASPVAITVLADGSRVFVANSGSATLTEINASNFLASPTPLTASTASGATVTWVASSRDGKRVYASFVEPSNLTNGTAVFRTTDNQLATTINATPQNVTCVPSTTTSCPLQRPVYLFGSK from the coding sequence ATGAAACCGATCTGGAAGGCTGCGATTGTGGCCATCCTGTTGTCCAGCATGTTGTTAGTCGGCTGCGGAGATGCGTACCGTCCCGTTGCTATTCCCATCTCGCAGCCCGGAGGGGACCCGGACTTTCCTGACTTCGTGGTTGCCGTGCAGCAGAGCGCGAGTAACCTTGCTGGCAGCATCACGGTAATCAACGTAAGTGGCGACACGAACATGGGCAACAAGCCGATGGGCGTCGGCCCCGTGCAGGGGGCATTCGATGGCATCTCGCAAATCTTTACTGCGAACCCCTCGGACGACACGGTGACGGTCACAGGCGTTACAGCCTTCACGCTCACAACGGTTACGCTACTCGCTGGGTCGCATCCGGTGTTTGTTACCGGCCGAGGCGTCAATATGTTCGCGGCGAACTCGGGCGCGAATTCCGACTGCGGTTCAGGATCTGTTTCAGTGATTAGCGCAACACAGTTGACGGTAACGAAAAATATCTGCGTCGGAAGCGACCCAGTATTCCTGTTGCAATCGGCGGACGCGACGAGGCTCTTTGTCCTGGACAAGACGGATAACAACGTCACCGTCATCAATACCCAAAACAACACAGTGGTCACCACGATTCCGGTGGGTACCGCGCCGATTTGGGCTACGCTCAGCCCGGATAATAAGTTCGTTTATGTACTGAACCAGGGCAGCCATAGCATCAGCACGATCACGGTCGCAGACAACACGGCACTCGGCACTGCCGTGGATACGGGCGGCACGTTGCCGAACCATATGGTGCTGGACAGCAAATTCAATCGCTTGTACACGGTGAACAAAGGCAGCGCTGACGTGAGCGTCTTCGACGTCTCGGTGCCGGTGCCGGTATCGCTACATGCCCCGATTCCGGTTGGCGCATCACCGGTTGCCATCACTGTGCTCGCGGATGGCTCACGTGTGTTCGTGGCAAACTCTGGGTCCGCGACCCTGACGGAGATCAACGCGTCAAACTTCCTCGCAAGCCCGACTCCGCTTACGGCTTCGACCGCCTCCGGTGCGACCGTGACGTGGGTGGCTTCCTCGCGAGACGGCAAACGCGTATACGCTTCGTTTGTAGAGCCCTCGAACCTGACGAACGGAACAGCGGTGTTTCGCACCACGGATAATCAGCTAGCCACGACGATCAATGCAACGCCACAGAACGTGACTTGCGTTCCATCGACAACGACAAGCTGCCCTCTGCAGCGGCCGGTATATCTTTTCGGAAGTAAATAG
- a CDS encoding ABC transporter ATP-binding protein — translation MSLIQMKNVGKSYGSEQSLTTVMSEVNLSIAEGEFVALMGPSGSGKSTLLTVLGAMNRPTVGTVHIDGLDVYSLSDAKLADFRREYLGFVFQQHHLMPYLSTVENVMLPLAPIRKTTRQKRQKALELLDRVGLADKAKRLPNQLSGGEQGRVAIARALVNDPPLLLADEPTGTLDTQTGENIMRLFRQLNLGGQTIFMVTHNPENAREAHRSLFIRDGRLECPCEEPHSATATNTISYTAAKESHV, via the coding sequence ATGTCATTAATTCAGATGAAGAACGTTGGCAAGAGCTATGGATCAGAACAGTCTTTGACAACTGTTATGTCCGAAGTCAATCTATCAATCGCCGAGGGCGAGTTCGTGGCGCTCATGGGTCCATCCGGTTCGGGGAAGAGCACGCTCTTAACTGTGCTCGGCGCGATGAACAGGCCCACGGTCGGAACTGTTCATATCGATGGACTCGACGTATACAGTTTGAGCGATGCCAAGCTGGCAGACTTCAGGCGCGAATACCTGGGCTTCGTTTTCCAGCAACATCACTTGATGCCGTACCTCAGCACAGTTGAGAACGTAATGTTGCCGCTGGCACCTATTCGCAAGACAACCCGGCAGAAACGACAGAAGGCGCTCGAACTGCTTGACCGCGTCGGACTGGCCGACAAAGCGAAACGATTGCCGAACCAGTTGTCGGGTGGTGAGCAAGGCCGCGTTGCCATCGCACGAGCCCTCGTAAACGATCCACCGCTGTTGCTTGCGGATGAGCCTACCGGAACCCTGGATACCCAAACCGGAGAGAACATTATGCGTTTGTTCCGGCAACTGAACCTTGGGGGCCAGACAATCTTCATGGTTACCCACAACCCGGAGAACGCACGCGAAGCACATAGGAGTCTCTTCATTCGCGATGGCCGGCTTGAGTGTCCGTGCGAAGAACCTCATAGTGCAACTGCAACGAACACGATATCTTACACAGCTGCAAAGGAGTCACACGTATGA
- the raiA gene encoding ribosome-associated translation inhibitor RaiA: MNIELRVHNSDVVQMLRQYVERRLRFSLSKFGDRLSHVAVHISEDGTEVKSCRVNVEAVPFGAVSAEASDSDVFAAIDRASGRVARQIGHKFQRARALQNEAPRSQHGIKGADNRAVARRLKSA, encoded by the coding sequence ATGAATATTGAACTTCGAGTTCACAACAGCGACGTCGTTCAGATGCTTCGGCAATATGTCGAACGCCGCCTTCGATTCTCTCTGAGCAAGTTTGGTGATCGCCTCAGTCACGTTGCCGTGCACATTTCTGAAGACGGTACCGAGGTCAAGAGTTGTCGAGTCAACGTTGAAGCGGTTCCGTTTGGGGCCGTTTCCGCGGAAGCGTCAGATTCGGATGTCTTCGCCGCGATTGATCGCGCAAGCGGCAGGGTGGCGCGACAGATCGGGCACAAGTTCCAGCGCGCGAGGGCGCTGCAAAACGAAGCACCCCGGAGTCAGCACGGCATCAAGGGTGCAGACAACAGAGCTGTCGCTCGCCGCTTGAAATCAGCGTAG
- a CDS encoding DUF92 domain-containing protein: MTFIRSDVANSISTLVAVLQQGWALVASRTLPALGLTLAFAFVAYGVRAVTASGAIAGAAVTFMIFLAAGAPGFLAVMMVFVLTTVATRFGYVRKQELGTAEPRAGRKASQVLANLLAAAMVAAPAALYWRAQDALYIAMAAALAEAAADTVSSEIGQALRRPAYLITNLRSAPIGDNGGISVAGSVAGIMAAVIIAFTCEWLRLVDFRGFLIATLAAIFGMFFDSLLGATLERPGRLGNDSVNFLSTVFAACLALAAVLILS; this comes from the coding sequence ATGACCTTCATCCGCAGCGATGTCGCCAACAGCATCTCCACCCTCGTTGCGGTCCTGCAACAGGGCTGGGCGCTGGTTGCATCTCGCACCCTTCCTGCCCTGGGCCTTACGCTGGCCTTCGCCTTCGTGGCCTACGGTGTTCGCGCCGTCACCGCCTCTGGCGCCATCGCCGGCGCCGCGGTAACGTTCATGATCTTCCTTGCCGCCGGCGCGCCGGGCTTTCTAGCCGTCATGATGGTTTTCGTGCTCACGACGGTTGCCACCCGCTTCGGCTACGTCCGAAAGCAGGAGCTTGGAACGGCCGAACCTCGCGCCGGACGCAAAGCATCGCAGGTGCTCGCCAATCTTCTCGCAGCCGCAATGGTTGCCGCACCCGCCGCCCTGTATTGGCGCGCCCAGGACGCGCTCTACATTGCCATGGCCGCCGCCCTCGCCGAAGCCGCCGCCGATACCGTGTCCAGCGAGATTGGCCAGGCACTCCGCCGACCCGCCTACCTCATCACGAATCTCCGTTCCGCGCCCATCGGTGATAACGGCGGCATCAGCGTCGCCGGTTCCGTTGCCGGCATCATGGCTGCCGTAATCATCGCCTTCACCTGCGAATGGCTGCGCCTCGTTGATTTTCGAGGATTCCTCATTGCCACCCTCGCCGCCATCTTCGGAATGTTTTTCGACAGTCTGCTCGGTGCCACTCTTGAGCGCCCGGGTCGGCTCGGCAACGATTCAGTGAACTTCCTCAGCACGGTCTTCGCCGCTTGCCTCGCCCTCGCGGCAGTGCTCATCCTGTCATGA
- the nhaR gene encoding transcriptional activator NhaR, whose product MEWLNYHHLYYFWNVVRAGSINQAAQQLRISPPAVSAQVRELQSSFGEPLFNRSGRKLVLTDMGRTVFDYAEDIFALGHELMDTVRNRPTGRPIRIDIGIVDVLPKMIAHWLIQPAMQLRESVRIVCREASADQLIARLATLELDVVLSDTPADPNVKVRAYNHPLGDSGITFVGVGSVAKEVKGTFPQCLNGVPMLLPTDNTGFRRNLDYWFDSKGILPQIVGEFEDYALLRAFGEAGTAVFPVPSVFEKQLKRQDRVRRIGMTDEVRTYFYAISAERKLRHPAVVAICDSARQQLFR is encoded by the coding sequence ATGGAGTGGCTTAACTACCACCACCTGTACTACTTCTGGAATGTGGTGCGTGCAGGGAGCATCAACCAGGCCGCGCAGCAGTTGCGCATCTCGCCACCCGCCGTGAGCGCACAGGTTCGCGAGTTGCAAAGCAGCTTCGGCGAGCCGCTCTTCAACCGCTCGGGCCGAAAGCTCGTGCTGACCGATATGGGCAGAACCGTATTTGACTACGCCGAAGACATCTTCGCGCTGGGGCACGAGTTGATGGACACCGTCCGAAATCGGCCGACTGGCAGGCCGATTCGTATCGACATAGGGATTGTCGATGTGCTGCCCAAGATGATAGCCCACTGGCTCATACAGCCAGCGATGCAATTGCGCGAGTCCGTGCGAATAGTTTGCCGTGAAGCCAGCGCGGATCAGTTGATCGCTCGCCTCGCAACTCTTGAGTTGGATGTGGTGCTTTCGGATACTCCGGCCGATCCTAACGTCAAGGTTCGCGCATACAACCATCCGCTCGGAGATAGTGGCATCACATTTGTCGGCGTAGGGTCAGTCGCAAAAGAAGTGAAGGGCACGTTCCCCCAGTGCCTGAATGGCGTGCCAATGCTTCTTCCTACCGACAATACCGGGTTCAGACGAAACCTTGATTACTGGTTCGATTCGAAAGGAATTCTCCCGCAGATTGTGGGAGAGTTCGAAGACTACGCCCTGCTCCGCGCATTTGGAGAGGCTGGCACCGCAGTGTTTCCCGTGCCATCGGTATTTGAGAAACAATTGAAGCGGCAAGACAGGGTTCGACGCATCGGAATGACCGATGAAGTTCGCACGTATTTCTATGCTATCTCGGCGGAACGGAAGTTGAGGCATCCCGCAGTGGTCGCGATATGCGACTCCGCACGGCAACAGCTCTTTCGATAG
- a CDS encoding Ku protein — protein sequence MAASVWSGYLTFGLISMPVRLYSGARGERVSFHMLHRDDMSRIKQQLYCPADDRVVERDEIVKGFEYRKGEYVVIEPEEIKKIEPKTAKAMEILEFVKADEVDPLYFESSYYLQAEEAGKRPYALLARALEDTNYVAIAKLTMHNREYTVFLRPYQGGMMLHTMYYSDEVRQMENFGADSTELKDAEVKIAHQLIEALAAKWEPEKYFDTFQKNLKELIKARLEGKEVTEVEKPGKPAPVADLMAALKQSLAQMEGQKKGPQRVEAAQRQEEAQAIGKKAPRKASRRRTVA from the coding sequence ATGGCAGCTTCGGTTTGGTCCGGTTATCTGACGTTTGGCCTGATTTCAATGCCGGTACGCTTATATTCAGGCGCACGCGGTGAGCGTGTCTCGTTTCATATGCTGCATCGCGACGACATGTCTCGCATCAAGCAGCAACTCTACTGCCCGGCCGACGATCGCGTCGTGGAACGCGACGAGATCGTGAAGGGATTCGAGTACCGCAAGGGCGAGTACGTTGTGATCGAACCGGAGGAGATCAAGAAGATCGAACCCAAGACGGCGAAGGCCATGGAGATCCTCGAATTCGTGAAGGCAGACGAGGTGGATCCCCTCTACTTCGAAAGCTCGTACTACTTGCAGGCCGAGGAGGCGGGTAAGCGTCCTTACGCGCTGCTGGCGCGGGCGCTCGAGGATACCAACTACGTGGCCATCGCGAAGCTGACGATGCACAATCGCGAGTACACGGTGTTCCTGCGTCCCTACCAGGGCGGGATGATGCTGCACACCATGTATTACAGCGACGAAGTGCGGCAAATGGAAAACTTCGGAGCCGACAGCACGGAGCTTAAAGACGCGGAGGTGAAGATCGCGCATCAGCTCATCGAGGCGCTGGCTGCGAAGTGGGAGCCCGAGAAGTATTTCGACACCTTCCAGAAGAATCTCAAGGAACTGATTAAGGCTCGCCTTGAAGGCAAAGAAGTGACCGAGGTCGAGAAGCCGGGCAAACCTGCTCCGGTTGCGGACCTGATGGCGGCGCTGAAACAAAGCCTGGCGCAGATGGAGGGCCAGAAGAAAGGCCCGCAGCGTGTTGAAGCCGCGCAACGGCAGGAAGAAGCGCAAGCGATCGGGAAGAAAGCTCCAAGAAAAGCTTCGCGCCGACGGACGGTGGCTTAG
- the rnk gene encoding nucleoside diphosphate kinase regulator has protein sequence MNQRRIVVTERDMEKLQGLIDASRLYGKRDQAHLDQLEQELDRAEVLGRNKVPSQVVTMNSRVRVTDLDSGKEFLYQIVFPRDADISNNKISVLAPIGTALLGYRVGSEIEWNVPGGTRRLRIDAVEKQPAIEMKKAAV, from the coding sequence ATGAATCAGAGGAGAATTGTTGTCACGGAACGCGATATGGAGAAGCTGCAGGGGCTGATCGATGCCTCGCGTCTTTACGGCAAGCGCGACCAGGCGCACTTGGACCAGCTCGAGCAAGAGTTAGACCGGGCGGAGGTGCTGGGGCGCAACAAGGTTCCGAGTCAAGTTGTGACCATGAACTCCCGGGTGCGGGTGACGGACCTGGATTCCGGCAAGGAGTTCCTGTACCAGATTGTGTTCCCGCGTGACGCCGATATTTCGAACAACAAGATCTCCGTGCTGGCGCCGATTGGAACGGCGCTATTGGGTTATCGCGTCGGCAGCGAAATCGAATGGAACGTTCCGGGGGGTACACGGCGCTTGCGAATCGATGCCGTCGAGAAGCAGCCCGCAATCGAAATGAAGAAGGCCGCTGTGTAG
- a CDS encoding cation:proton antiporter gives MLGWFFSVGLVLCAMAIASTLIQRLPLSTAMLYLPLGWALGPNGISAVNLHIVRDAAIIEQATQVVILISLFSAGLKMRIPLTSRLWLLSFRLAFLSMVLTVALIAVAGVILFGLPWGFAILIGGMLAPTDPVLASDVQVEDPYHLGAVRFGLTSEAGLNDGSAFPFVILGLMLLTGPFGPAAGLRWLLLDVCWGVVAGVAGGFVVAMLVGNYILHLRRIHHQAFGLGYFLAPGLIALSFAFGSLLHGYGFLSVFTSAVTLRWIEMNESKIGEVPRLPLVSTDRAIQFEAATNADTAPLFLVEVLLQFTSQLEQIGELVIVVIVGALLTRQAFTLDAVLPLLLLFLVIRPVAIFAGLAGSRLGFAARGLIAWFRIRGIGSLYYLAYAIQRGLPVSSVPWVANNVLAAIAMSVVLHGITVTPIMNWCSARPRVGMQIRT, from the coding sequence ATGCTAGGTTGGTTTTTCAGCGTGGGGCTTGTATTGTGCGCGATGGCGATCGCGTCCACGCTCATTCAGCGTCTTCCGCTGTCGACCGCCATGCTTTACCTGCCATTGGGCTGGGCCTTGGGGCCTAATGGCATTTCCGCCGTGAATCTGCACATCGTTCGCGATGCCGCGATCATCGAGCAGGCAACCCAGGTTGTGATTCTCATATCGCTGTTTTCGGCTGGGCTGAAAATGAGAATCCCGCTCACTAGCCGTCTGTGGCTGCTGTCCTTCCGCTTAGCTTTTCTGTCGATGGTTCTCACCGTAGCTTTGATTGCGGTTGCAGGAGTAATTCTGTTCGGGCTTCCATGGGGTTTCGCCATACTGATAGGCGGAATGTTGGCGCCCACCGATCCCGTTCTCGCCTCGGACGTCCAGGTGGAAGATCCCTATCACCTGGGAGCAGTGCGTTTTGGACTTACGTCGGAGGCCGGCCTCAATGACGGCTCGGCTTTTCCATTCGTCATTCTCGGATTGATGTTGCTGACCGGGCCATTCGGACCGGCGGCCGGACTGCGGTGGCTTTTGCTGGACGTCTGCTGGGGAGTGGTTGCCGGTGTTGCCGGCGGATTCGTGGTGGCCATGCTGGTCGGGAATTACATCCTTCACCTTCGGAGGATTCACCACCAGGCATTTGGCCTCGGATATTTCCTTGCACCGGGACTGATCGCACTGAGCTTTGCGTTCGGCAGCCTGCTACACGGGTACGGATTTCTTTCCGTATTCACTTCTGCGGTCACCCTGCGCTGGATTGAAATGAACGAGAGCAAGATCGGCGAGGTCCCTCGGCTTCCATTGGTTTCCACGGACCGTGCCATACAGTTCGAAGCTGCCACCAACGCCGATACTGCGCCGTTGTTTCTCGTCGAGGTTTTGCTTCAGTTCACCAGTCAGTTGGAGCAGATTGGAGAGCTCGTCATCGTAGTCATCGTCGGTGCTCTGCTAACCCGGCAGGCATTCACACTTGATGCCGTCCTTCCCCTGCTGCTGCTCTTCCTGGTGATACGGCCGGTAGCGATCTTCGCCGGCCTGGCGGGATCGCGCTTGGGGTTTGCGGCGAGAGGACTCATAGCCTGGTTTCGTATCCGGGGAATCGGCTCACTGTATTACCTCGCGTACGCCATTCAACGCGGATTGCCCGTGAGTAGCGTTCCGTGGGTAGCGAACAACGTTCTTGCGGCCATTGCAATGTCGGTGGTGTTGCACGGAATCACCGTCACGCCGATCATGAACTGGTGTTCAGCCCGCCCGCGCGTAGGTATGCAGATACGCACGTGA
- a CDS encoding YdcF family protein encodes MILPSSKAKGRPWLRWFLSLLLGALIIFYLVTCLRIVHQSQIDEARRADVIIVFGAAEYAGKPSPVFRARLDHGYSLYERKLAPVVLTTGGAGNDPYYTEGGVGRDYLNARGISDRHLIAETQGDNTAESAERVAIIMRANGMKDCVAVSDAYHLFRIKQLMARHGITVYTSPRPQIPMTTWVRVQTVLREALSLTLWKLHIT; translated from the coding sequence ATGATTCTGCCGAGTTCAAAAGCTAAAGGGCGCCCATGGCTGCGGTGGTTTCTCTCCCTGCTTCTGGGCGCTCTTATAATCTTCTACCTCGTTACGTGCCTGCGCATCGTCCACCAATCCCAAATCGACGAAGCGCGCCGAGCCGACGTGATCATTGTGTTTGGCGCAGCGGAATACGCGGGCAAACCTTCGCCTGTATTCCGCGCTCGTCTTGACCATGGCTACAGTCTGTACGAGCGCAAGCTGGCCCCGGTGGTGCTCACGACGGGAGGCGCAGGCAACGATCCCTACTACACCGAAGGTGGTGTTGGTCGTGATTACCTGAATGCGCGCGGCATCAGCGACCGTCACCTCATCGCAGAGACTCAGGGCGACAACACGGCAGAATCGGCCGAGCGCGTTGCCATCATCATGCGCGCCAACGGCATGAAGGATTGCGTTGCGGTGAGCGACGCCTACCACCTCTTCCGCATCAAGCAGCTCATGGCGCGCCACGGGATTACGGTGTACACGTCGCCGCGTCCGCAGATTCCCATGACCACATGGGTTCGCGTACAAACTGTGCTTCGCGAAGCGCTCAGCCTTACGCTTTGGAAACTGCACATAACGTAG
- a CDS encoding UBP-type zinc finger domain-containing protein: MSAECTHLDHIKITSSNNHKCEECVRMGDTWVHLRLCLECGNVGCCDSSKNRHATKHFHRSKHPLVRSIEPGENWVWCYVDEIAPGELRPQGFVRMHG; this comes from the coding sequence ATGAGCGCGGAATGTACACATCTCGATCATATAAAGATCACGAGCTCAAACAATCATAAGTGTGAAGAGTGCGTTCGAATGGGAGACACATGGGTTCACCTGCGGCTCTGCTTAGAGTGCGGAAATGTTGGTTGTTGCGATTCATCAAAGAACAGGCATGCCACAAAGCATTTCCATCGCAGCAAGCATCCGCTCGTGCGCTCCATCGAGCCAGGCGAGAATTGGGTGTGGTGCTACGTGGACGAGATTGCCCCTGGAGAATTGCGCCCGCAAGGCTTTGTCCGCATGCATGGTTGA
- a CDS encoding tetratricopeptide repeat protein produces the protein MNRQARTNTLQGYWPASQAYILAVITLVVGFALGYLVRGSGQPSTTSVSSTAQNPTEQNANATVAPMLRQLQQTPRDPQLLAQIGNHYFDSKDYPKAIDYYRKSLEVRPGDVDVRTDLGTALWYEGNADEALKEYEQSLRDEPNHPQTLFNVGIVKWQGKKDVQGAIETWESLLKRFPDYPERQRVEGLIKQLKSGGA, from the coding sequence ATGAACCGCCAAGCACGAACAAACACGCTCCAAGGCTACTGGCCTGCATCTCAGGCATATATCCTCGCCGTGATTACTCTTGTCGTTGGGTTCGCGCTTGGTTATCTCGTGCGTGGCTCCGGTCAGCCCTCCACTACGTCCGTCTCGTCCACGGCGCAAAATCCGACAGAACAAAACGCCAATGCGACCGTCGCACCAATGCTGCGCCAACTGCAGCAGACTCCTCGCGACCCGCAGCTCCTTGCGCAGATCGGAAACCATTACTTCGACTCCAAAGACTATCCGAAGGCGATTGATTACTACCGCAAATCTCTCGAGGTCAGGCCTGGTGACGTCGACGTACGAACCGATCTCGGAACGGCTTTGTGGTACGAGGGGAATGCCGACGAAGCGCTGAAGGAGTATGAGCAGTCCCTGAGGGATGAGCCGAACCATCCACAAACATTGTTCAATGTCGGCATCGTCAAATGGCAAGGGAAGAAAGATGTTCAGGGCGCAATAGAAACTTGGGAGTCATTGTTGAAGAGATTTCCTGATTACCCCGAGCGACAGCGCGTAGAGGGGCTGATAAAGCAATTGAAGTCCGGTGGCGCGTAA